In the genome of Pongo pygmaeus isolate AG05252 chromosome 9, NHGRI_mPonPyg2-v2.0_pri, whole genome shotgun sequence, one region contains:
- the SCYL1 gene encoding N-terminal kinase-like protein isoform X9 → MWFFARDPVRDFPFELIPEPPEGGPPGPWALHRGRKKATGSPVSIFVYDVKPGAEDQTQVAKAAFKRLKTLRHPNILAYIDGLETEKCLHVVTEAVTPLGIYLKARVEASGLKELEISWGLHQIVKALSFLVNDCSLIHNNVCMAAVFVDRAGEWKLGGLDYMYSAQGNGGGPPRKGIPELEQYDPPELADSSGTVVREKWSADMWRLGCLIWEVFNGPLPRAAALRNPGKIPKSLVPHYCELVGANPKVRPNPARFLQNCRAPGGFMSNRFVETNLFLEEIQIKEPAEKQKFFQELSKSLDTFPEDFCRHKVLPQLLTAFEFGNAGAVVLTPLFKVGKFLSAEEYQQKIIPVVVKMFSSTDRAMRIRLLQQMEQFIQYLDEPTVNTQIFPHVVHGFLDTNPAIREQTVKSMLLLAPKLNEANLNVELMKHFARLQAKDEQGPIRCNTTVCLGKIGSYLSASTRHRVLTSAFSRATKDPFAPSRVAGVLGFAATHNLYSMNDCAHKILPVLCGLTVDPEKSVRDQAFKAIRSFLSKLESVSEDPTQLEEVEKDVHAASSPGMGGAAASWAGWAVTGVSSLTSKLIRSHPTTAPTETNIPQRPTPEGHWETQDEDKDTAEDSSAADRWDDEDWGSLEQEAESVLAQQDEWSTGGQVSRASQSPTGAAGKLRAPGNRAGRSQAPRSHLLRVRGWPASITGVAQSPATRATPSLPCLHVPAPSQGRTLGVRTTGRASRLRVDRSRLSWPGRSAKSGGGRWRPNAPRGRWPRAP, encoded by the exons ATGTGGTTCTTTGCCCGGGACCCGGTCCGGGACTTTCCGTTCGAGCTCATCCCGGAGCCCCCAGAGGGCGGCCCGCCcgggccctgggccctgcaccGCGGCCGCAAGAAG GCCACAGGCAGCCCCGTGTCCATCTTCGTCTATGATGTGAAGCCTGGCGCGGAAGACCAGACCCAGGTGGCCAAAGCTGCCTTCAAGCGCCTCAAAACTCTACGGCACCCCAACATCCTGGCTTACATCGATGGACTGGAG ACAGAAAAATGCCTCCACGTCGTGACAGAGGCTGTGACCCCGTTGGGAATATACCTCAAGGCGAGAGTGGAGGCTAGTGGCCTGAAGGAGCTGGAGATCTCCTGGGGGCTACACCAGATCGTG AAAGCCCTCAGCTTCCTGGTCAACGACTGCAGCCTCATCCACAACAATGTCTGCATGGCCGCCGTGTTCGTGGACCGAGCTGGCGAGTGGAAGCTTGGGGGCCTGGACTACATGTATTCAGCCCAGGGCAACGGTGGGGGACCTCCCCGCAAGGGGATCCCCGAGCTTGAGCAGTATGACCCCCCGGAGTTGGCTGACAGCAGTGGCACAGTGGTCAGAGAGAAGTG GTCAGCAGACATGTGGCGCTTGGGCTGCCTCATCTGGGAAGTCTTCAATGGGCCCCTACCTCGGGCAGCAGCCCTACGCAACCCTGGGAAG ATCCCCAAATCGCTGGTGCCCCATTACTGTGAGCTGGTGGGAGCAAACCCCAAGGTGCGTCCCAACCCAGCCCGCTTCCTGCAGAACTGCCGGGCACCTGGTGGCTTCATGAGCAACCGCTTTGTAGAGACCAACCTCTTCCTGGAAGAGATTCAG ATCAAAGAGCCAGCCGAGAAGCAAAAGTTCTTCCAGGAGCTGAGCAAGAGCCTGGACACGTTCCCTGAGGATTTCTGTCGGCACAAGGTGCTGCCCCAGCTGCTGACCGCCTTCGAGTTCGGCAATGCTGGGGCCGTTGTCCTCACGCCCCTCTTCAAG GTGGGCAAGTTCCTGAGCGCTGAGGAGTATCAGCAGAAGATTATCCCTGTGGTGGTCAAGATGTTCTCATCCACTGACCGGGCCATGCGCATCCGCCTCCTGCAGCAG atgGAGCAGTTCATCCAGTACCTTGACGAGCCAACGGTCAACACCCAGATCTTCCCCCACGTCGTACATGGCTTCCTGGACACCAACCCCGCCATCCGGGAGCAGACGGTCAAG TCCATGCTGCTCCTGGCCCCAAAGCTGAACGAGGCCAACCTCAATGTGGAGCTGATGAAGCACTTTGCACGGCTACAGGCCAAGGATGAACAGGGCCCCATCCGCTGCAACACCACGGTCTGCCTGGGCAAAATCGGCTCCTACCTCAGTGCTAGC ACCAGACACAGGGTCCTTACCTCTGCCTTCAGCCGAGCCACTAAGGACCCGTTTGCACCATCCCGGGTTGCGGGTGTCCTGGGCTTTGCTGCCACCCACAACCTCTACTCAATGAACGACTGTGCCCACAAGATCCTGCCTGTGCTCTGCGGTCTCACTGTAGATCCTGAGAAATCTGTGCGAGACCAG GCCTTCAAGGCCATTCGGAGCTTCCTGTCCAAATTGGAGTCTGTGTCGGAGGACCCGACCCAGCTGGAGGAAGTGG AGAAGGATGTCCATGCAGCCTCCAGCCCTGGCATGGGAGGAGCCGCAGCCAGCTGGGCAGGCTGGGCCGTGACCGGGGTCTCCTCACTCACCTCCAAGCTGATCCGTTCGCACCCAACCACTGCCCCCACAGAAACCAACATTCCCCAAAGACCCACGCCTGAAG GCCACTGGGAGACGCAGGATGAGGACAAGGACACAGCAGAGGACAGCAGCGCTGCTGACAGATGGGACGACGAAGACTGGGGCAGCCTGGAG CAGGAGGCCGAGTCTGTGCTGGCCCAGCAGGACGAGTGGAGCACCGGGGGCCAAGTGAGCCGTGCTAGTCAG AGTCCGACTGGAGCAGCTGGGAAGCTGAGGGCTCCTGGGAACAGGGCTGGCAGGAGCCAAGCTCCCAGGAGCCACCTCCTGAGGGTACGCGGCTGGCCAGCGAGTATAACTGGGGTGGCCCAGAGTCCAGCGACAAGGGCGACCCCTTCGCTACCCTGTCTGCACGTCCCAGCACCCAG CCAAGGCCGGACTCTTGGGGTGAGGACAACTGGGAGGGCCTCGAGACTGAGAGTC GACAGGTCAAGGCTGAGCTGGCCCGGAAGAAGCGCGAAGAGCGGCGGCGGGAGATGGAGGCCAAACGCGCCGAGAGGAAGGTGGCCAAGGGCCCCATGA
- the SCYL1 gene encoding N-terminal kinase-like protein isoform X5 has product MWFFARDPVRDFPFELIPEPPEGGPPGPWALHRGRKKATGSPVSIFVYDVKPGAEDQTQVAKAAFKRLKTLRHPNILAYIDGLETEKCLHVVTEAVTPLGIYLKARVEASGLKELEISWGLHQIVKALSFLVNDCSLIHNNVCMAAVFVDRAGEWKLGGLDYMYSAQGNGGGPPRKGIPELEQYDPPELADSSGTVVREKWSADMWRLGCLIWEVFNGPLPRAAALRNPGKIPKSLVPHYCELVGANPKVRPNPARFLQNCRAPGGFMSNRFVETNLFLEEIQIKEPAEKQKFFQELSKSLDTFPEDFCRHKVLPQLLTAFEFGNAGAVVLTPLFKVGKFLSAEEYQQKIIPVVVKMFSSTDRAMRIRLLQQMEQFIQYLDEPTVNTQIFPHVVHGFLDTNPAIREQTVKSMLLLAPKLNEANLNVELMKHFARLQAKDEQGPIRCNTTVCLGKIGSYLSASTRHRVLTSAFSRATKDPFAPSRVAGVLGFAATHNLYSMNDCAHKILPVLCGLTVDPEKSVRDQAFKAIRSFLSKLESVSEDPTQLEEVEKDVHAASSPGMGGAAASWAGWAVTGVSSLTSKLIRSHPTTAPTETNIPQRPTPEGVPAPAPTPVPAAPTTSGHWETQDEDKDTAEDSSAADRWDDEDWGSLEQEAESVLAQQDEWSTGGQVSRASQSPTGAAGKLRAPGNRAGRSQAPRSHLLRVRGWPASITGVAQSPATRATPSLPCLHVPAPSQGRTLGVRTTGRASRLRVDRSRLSWPGRSAKSGGGRWRPNAPRGRWPRAP; this is encoded by the exons ATGTGGTTCTTTGCCCGGGACCCGGTCCGGGACTTTCCGTTCGAGCTCATCCCGGAGCCCCCAGAGGGCGGCCCGCCcgggccctgggccctgcaccGCGGCCGCAAGAAG GCCACAGGCAGCCCCGTGTCCATCTTCGTCTATGATGTGAAGCCTGGCGCGGAAGACCAGACCCAGGTGGCCAAAGCTGCCTTCAAGCGCCTCAAAACTCTACGGCACCCCAACATCCTGGCTTACATCGATGGACTGGAG ACAGAAAAATGCCTCCACGTCGTGACAGAGGCTGTGACCCCGTTGGGAATATACCTCAAGGCGAGAGTGGAGGCTAGTGGCCTGAAGGAGCTGGAGATCTCCTGGGGGCTACACCAGATCGTG AAAGCCCTCAGCTTCCTGGTCAACGACTGCAGCCTCATCCACAACAATGTCTGCATGGCCGCCGTGTTCGTGGACCGAGCTGGCGAGTGGAAGCTTGGGGGCCTGGACTACATGTATTCAGCCCAGGGCAACGGTGGGGGACCTCCCCGCAAGGGGATCCCCGAGCTTGAGCAGTATGACCCCCCGGAGTTGGCTGACAGCAGTGGCACAGTGGTCAGAGAGAAGTG GTCAGCAGACATGTGGCGCTTGGGCTGCCTCATCTGGGAAGTCTTCAATGGGCCCCTACCTCGGGCAGCAGCCCTACGCAACCCTGGGAAG ATCCCCAAATCGCTGGTGCCCCATTACTGTGAGCTGGTGGGAGCAAACCCCAAGGTGCGTCCCAACCCAGCCCGCTTCCTGCAGAACTGCCGGGCACCTGGTGGCTTCATGAGCAACCGCTTTGTAGAGACCAACCTCTTCCTGGAAGAGATTCAG ATCAAAGAGCCAGCCGAGAAGCAAAAGTTCTTCCAGGAGCTGAGCAAGAGCCTGGACACGTTCCCTGAGGATTTCTGTCGGCACAAGGTGCTGCCCCAGCTGCTGACCGCCTTCGAGTTCGGCAATGCTGGGGCCGTTGTCCTCACGCCCCTCTTCAAG GTGGGCAAGTTCCTGAGCGCTGAGGAGTATCAGCAGAAGATTATCCCTGTGGTGGTCAAGATGTTCTCATCCACTGACCGGGCCATGCGCATCCGCCTCCTGCAGCAG atgGAGCAGTTCATCCAGTACCTTGACGAGCCAACGGTCAACACCCAGATCTTCCCCCACGTCGTACATGGCTTCCTGGACACCAACCCCGCCATCCGGGAGCAGACGGTCAAG TCCATGCTGCTCCTGGCCCCAAAGCTGAACGAGGCCAACCTCAATGTGGAGCTGATGAAGCACTTTGCACGGCTACAGGCCAAGGATGAACAGGGCCCCATCCGCTGCAACACCACGGTCTGCCTGGGCAAAATCGGCTCCTACCTCAGTGCTAGC ACCAGACACAGGGTCCTTACCTCTGCCTTCAGCCGAGCCACTAAGGACCCGTTTGCACCATCCCGGGTTGCGGGTGTCCTGGGCTTTGCTGCCACCCACAACCTCTACTCAATGAACGACTGTGCCCACAAGATCCTGCCTGTGCTCTGCGGTCTCACTGTAGATCCTGAGAAATCTGTGCGAGACCAG GCCTTCAAGGCCATTCGGAGCTTCCTGTCCAAATTGGAGTCTGTGTCGGAGGACCCGACCCAGCTGGAGGAAGTGG AGAAGGATGTCCATGCAGCCTCCAGCCCTGGCATGGGAGGAGCCGCAGCCAGCTGGGCAGGCTGGGCCGTGACCGGGGTCTCCTCACTCACCTCCAAGCTGATCCGTTCGCACCCAACCACTGCCCCCACAGAAACCAACATTCCCCAAAGACCCACGCCTGAAG GAGTTCCTGCCCCGGCCCCCACCCCTGTTCCTGCCGCCCCTACCACCTCAGGCCACTGGGAGACGCAGGATGAGGACAAGGACACAGCAGAGGACAGCAGCGCTGCTGACAGATGGGACGACGAAGACTGGGGCAGCCTGGAG CAGGAGGCCGAGTCTGTGCTGGCCCAGCAGGACGAGTGGAGCACCGGGGGCCAAGTGAGCCGTGCTAGTCAG AGTCCGACTGGAGCAGCTGGGAAGCTGAGGGCTCCTGGGAACAGGGCTGGCAGGAGCCAAGCTCCCAGGAGCCACCTCCTGAGGGTACGCGGCTGGCCAGCGAGTATAACTGGGGTGGCCCAGAGTCCAGCGACAAGGGCGACCCCTTCGCTACCCTGTCTGCACGTCCCAGCACCCAG CCAAGGCCGGACTCTTGGGGTGAGGACAACTGGGAGGGCCTCGAGACTGAGAGTC GACAGGTCAAGGCTGAGCTGGCCCGGAAGAAGCGCGAAGAGCGGCGGCGGGAGATGGAGGCCAAACGCGCCGAGAGGAAGGTGGCCAAGGGCCCCATGA
- the SCYL1 gene encoding N-terminal kinase-like protein isoform X10 → MWFFARDPVRDFPFELIPEPPEGGPPGPWALHRGRKKATGSPVSIFVYDVKPGAEDQTQVAKAAFKRLKTLRHPNILAYIDGLETEKCLHVVTEAVTPLGIYLKARVEASGLKELEISWGLHQIVKALSFLVNDCSLIHNNVCMAAVFVDRAGEWKLGGLDYMYSAQGNGGGPPRKGIPELEQYDPPELADSSGTVVREKWSADMWRLGCLIWEVFNGPLPRAAALRNPGKIPKSLVPHYCELVGANPKVRPNPARFLQNCRAPGGFMSNRFVETNLFLEEIQIKEPAEKQKFFQELSKSLDTFPEDFCRHKVLPQLLTAFEFGNAGAVVLTPLFKVGKFLSAEEYQQKIIPVVVKMFSSTDRAMRIRLLQQMEQFIQYLDEPTVNTQIFPHVVHGFLDTNPAIREQTVKSMLLLAPKLNEANLNVELMKHFARLQAKDEQGPIRCNTTVCLGKIGSYLSASTRHRVLTSAFSRATKDPFAPSRVAGVLGFAATHNLYSMNDCAHKILPVLCGLTVDPEKSVRDQAFKAIRSFLSKLESVSEDPTQLEEVEKDVHAASSPGMGGAAASWAGWAVTGVSSLTSKLIRSHPTTAPTETNIPQRPTPEGHWETQDEDKDTAEDSSAADRWDDEDWGSLEQEAESVLAQQDEWSTGGQVSRASQVSNSDHKSSKSPESDWSSWEAEGSWEQGWQEPSSQEPPPEGTRLASEYNWGGPESSDKGDPFATLSARPSTQDRSRLSWPGRSAKSGGGRWRPNAPRGRWPRAP, encoded by the exons ATGTGGTTCTTTGCCCGGGACCCGGTCCGGGACTTTCCGTTCGAGCTCATCCCGGAGCCCCCAGAGGGCGGCCCGCCcgggccctgggccctgcaccGCGGCCGCAAGAAG GCCACAGGCAGCCCCGTGTCCATCTTCGTCTATGATGTGAAGCCTGGCGCGGAAGACCAGACCCAGGTGGCCAAAGCTGCCTTCAAGCGCCTCAAAACTCTACGGCACCCCAACATCCTGGCTTACATCGATGGACTGGAG ACAGAAAAATGCCTCCACGTCGTGACAGAGGCTGTGACCCCGTTGGGAATATACCTCAAGGCGAGAGTGGAGGCTAGTGGCCTGAAGGAGCTGGAGATCTCCTGGGGGCTACACCAGATCGTG AAAGCCCTCAGCTTCCTGGTCAACGACTGCAGCCTCATCCACAACAATGTCTGCATGGCCGCCGTGTTCGTGGACCGAGCTGGCGAGTGGAAGCTTGGGGGCCTGGACTACATGTATTCAGCCCAGGGCAACGGTGGGGGACCTCCCCGCAAGGGGATCCCCGAGCTTGAGCAGTATGACCCCCCGGAGTTGGCTGACAGCAGTGGCACAGTGGTCAGAGAGAAGTG GTCAGCAGACATGTGGCGCTTGGGCTGCCTCATCTGGGAAGTCTTCAATGGGCCCCTACCTCGGGCAGCAGCCCTACGCAACCCTGGGAAG ATCCCCAAATCGCTGGTGCCCCATTACTGTGAGCTGGTGGGAGCAAACCCCAAGGTGCGTCCCAACCCAGCCCGCTTCCTGCAGAACTGCCGGGCACCTGGTGGCTTCATGAGCAACCGCTTTGTAGAGACCAACCTCTTCCTGGAAGAGATTCAG ATCAAAGAGCCAGCCGAGAAGCAAAAGTTCTTCCAGGAGCTGAGCAAGAGCCTGGACACGTTCCCTGAGGATTTCTGTCGGCACAAGGTGCTGCCCCAGCTGCTGACCGCCTTCGAGTTCGGCAATGCTGGGGCCGTTGTCCTCACGCCCCTCTTCAAG GTGGGCAAGTTCCTGAGCGCTGAGGAGTATCAGCAGAAGATTATCCCTGTGGTGGTCAAGATGTTCTCATCCACTGACCGGGCCATGCGCATCCGCCTCCTGCAGCAG atgGAGCAGTTCATCCAGTACCTTGACGAGCCAACGGTCAACACCCAGATCTTCCCCCACGTCGTACATGGCTTCCTGGACACCAACCCCGCCATCCGGGAGCAGACGGTCAAG TCCATGCTGCTCCTGGCCCCAAAGCTGAACGAGGCCAACCTCAATGTGGAGCTGATGAAGCACTTTGCACGGCTACAGGCCAAGGATGAACAGGGCCCCATCCGCTGCAACACCACGGTCTGCCTGGGCAAAATCGGCTCCTACCTCAGTGCTAGC ACCAGACACAGGGTCCTTACCTCTGCCTTCAGCCGAGCCACTAAGGACCCGTTTGCACCATCCCGGGTTGCGGGTGTCCTGGGCTTTGCTGCCACCCACAACCTCTACTCAATGAACGACTGTGCCCACAAGATCCTGCCTGTGCTCTGCGGTCTCACTGTAGATCCTGAGAAATCTGTGCGAGACCAG GCCTTCAAGGCCATTCGGAGCTTCCTGTCCAAATTGGAGTCTGTGTCGGAGGACCCGACCCAGCTGGAGGAAGTGG AGAAGGATGTCCATGCAGCCTCCAGCCCTGGCATGGGAGGAGCCGCAGCCAGCTGGGCAGGCTGGGCCGTGACCGGGGTCTCCTCACTCACCTCCAAGCTGATCCGTTCGCACCCAACCACTGCCCCCACAGAAACCAACATTCCCCAAAGACCCACGCCTGAAG GCCACTGGGAGACGCAGGATGAGGACAAGGACACAGCAGAGGACAGCAGCGCTGCTGACAGATGGGACGACGAAGACTGGGGCAGCCTGGAG CAGGAGGCCGAGTCTGTGCTGGCCCAGCAGGACGAGTGGAGCACCGGGGGCCAAGTGAGCCGTGCTAGTCAG GTCAGCAACTCCGACCACAAATCCTCCAAATCCCCAGAGTCCGACTGGAGCAGCTGGGAAGCTGAGGGCTCCTGGGAACAGGGCTGGCAGGAGCCAAGCTCCCAGGAGCCACCTCCTGAGGGTACGCGGCTGGCCAGCGAGTATAACTGGGGTGGCCCAGAGTCCAGCGACAAGGGCGACCCCTTCGCTACCCTGTCTGCACGTCCCAGCACCCAG GACAGGTCAAGGCTGAGCTGGCCCGGAAGAAGCGCGAAGAGCGGCGGCGGGAGATGGAGGCCAAACGCGCCGAGAGGAAGGTGGCCAAGGGCCCCATGA
- the SCYL1 gene encoding N-terminal kinase-like protein isoform X7: MWFFARDPVRDFPFELIPEPPEGGPPGPWALHRGRKKATGSPVSIFVYDVKPGAEDQTQVAKAAFKRLKTLRHPNILAYIDGLETEKCLHVVTEAVTPLGIYLKARVEASGLKELEISWGLHQIVKALSFLVNDCSLIHNNVCMAAVFVDRAGEWKLGGLDYMYSAQGNGGGPPRKGIPELEQYDPPELADSSGTVVREKWSADMWRLGCLIWEVFNGPLPRAAALRNPGKIPKSLVPHYCELVGANPKVRPNPARFLQNCRAPGGFMSNRFVETNLFLEEIQIKEPAEKQKFFQELSKSLDTFPEDFCRHKVLPQLLTAFEFGNAGAVVLTPLFKVGKFLSAEEYQQKIIPVVVKMFSSTDRAMRIRLLQQMEQFIQYLDEPTVNTQIFPHVVHGFLDTNPAIREQTVKSMLLLAPKLNEANLNVELMKHFARLQAKDEQGPIRCNTTVCLGKIGSYLSASTRHRVLTSAFSRATKDPFAPSRVAGVLGFAATHNLYSMNDCAHKILPVLCGLTVDPEKSVRDQAFKAIRSFLSKLESVSEDPTQLEEVEKDVHAASSPGMGGAAASWAGWAVTGVSSLTSKLIRSHPTTAPTETNIPQRPTPEGVPAPAPTPVPAAPTTSGHWETQDEDKDTAEDSSAADRWDDEDWGSLEQEAESVLAQQDEWSTGGQVSRASQVSNSDHKSSKSPESDWSSWEAEGSWEQGWQEPSSQEPPPEGTRLASEYNWGGPESSDKGDPFATLSARPSTQDRSRLSWPGRSAKSGGGRWRPNAPRGRWPRAP, translated from the exons ATGTGGTTCTTTGCCCGGGACCCGGTCCGGGACTTTCCGTTCGAGCTCATCCCGGAGCCCCCAGAGGGCGGCCCGCCcgggccctgggccctgcaccGCGGCCGCAAGAAG GCCACAGGCAGCCCCGTGTCCATCTTCGTCTATGATGTGAAGCCTGGCGCGGAAGACCAGACCCAGGTGGCCAAAGCTGCCTTCAAGCGCCTCAAAACTCTACGGCACCCCAACATCCTGGCTTACATCGATGGACTGGAG ACAGAAAAATGCCTCCACGTCGTGACAGAGGCTGTGACCCCGTTGGGAATATACCTCAAGGCGAGAGTGGAGGCTAGTGGCCTGAAGGAGCTGGAGATCTCCTGGGGGCTACACCAGATCGTG AAAGCCCTCAGCTTCCTGGTCAACGACTGCAGCCTCATCCACAACAATGTCTGCATGGCCGCCGTGTTCGTGGACCGAGCTGGCGAGTGGAAGCTTGGGGGCCTGGACTACATGTATTCAGCCCAGGGCAACGGTGGGGGACCTCCCCGCAAGGGGATCCCCGAGCTTGAGCAGTATGACCCCCCGGAGTTGGCTGACAGCAGTGGCACAGTGGTCAGAGAGAAGTG GTCAGCAGACATGTGGCGCTTGGGCTGCCTCATCTGGGAAGTCTTCAATGGGCCCCTACCTCGGGCAGCAGCCCTACGCAACCCTGGGAAG ATCCCCAAATCGCTGGTGCCCCATTACTGTGAGCTGGTGGGAGCAAACCCCAAGGTGCGTCCCAACCCAGCCCGCTTCCTGCAGAACTGCCGGGCACCTGGTGGCTTCATGAGCAACCGCTTTGTAGAGACCAACCTCTTCCTGGAAGAGATTCAG ATCAAAGAGCCAGCCGAGAAGCAAAAGTTCTTCCAGGAGCTGAGCAAGAGCCTGGACACGTTCCCTGAGGATTTCTGTCGGCACAAGGTGCTGCCCCAGCTGCTGACCGCCTTCGAGTTCGGCAATGCTGGGGCCGTTGTCCTCACGCCCCTCTTCAAG GTGGGCAAGTTCCTGAGCGCTGAGGAGTATCAGCAGAAGATTATCCCTGTGGTGGTCAAGATGTTCTCATCCACTGACCGGGCCATGCGCATCCGCCTCCTGCAGCAG atgGAGCAGTTCATCCAGTACCTTGACGAGCCAACGGTCAACACCCAGATCTTCCCCCACGTCGTACATGGCTTCCTGGACACCAACCCCGCCATCCGGGAGCAGACGGTCAAG TCCATGCTGCTCCTGGCCCCAAAGCTGAACGAGGCCAACCTCAATGTGGAGCTGATGAAGCACTTTGCACGGCTACAGGCCAAGGATGAACAGGGCCCCATCCGCTGCAACACCACGGTCTGCCTGGGCAAAATCGGCTCCTACCTCAGTGCTAGC ACCAGACACAGGGTCCTTACCTCTGCCTTCAGCCGAGCCACTAAGGACCCGTTTGCACCATCCCGGGTTGCGGGTGTCCTGGGCTTTGCTGCCACCCACAACCTCTACTCAATGAACGACTGTGCCCACAAGATCCTGCCTGTGCTCTGCGGTCTCACTGTAGATCCTGAGAAATCTGTGCGAGACCAG GCCTTCAAGGCCATTCGGAGCTTCCTGTCCAAATTGGAGTCTGTGTCGGAGGACCCGACCCAGCTGGAGGAAGTGG AGAAGGATGTCCATGCAGCCTCCAGCCCTGGCATGGGAGGAGCCGCAGCCAGCTGGGCAGGCTGGGCCGTGACCGGGGTCTCCTCACTCACCTCCAAGCTGATCCGTTCGCACCCAACCACTGCCCCCACAGAAACCAACATTCCCCAAAGACCCACGCCTGAAG GAGTTCCTGCCCCGGCCCCCACCCCTGTTCCTGCCGCCCCTACCACCTCAGGCCACTGGGAGACGCAGGATGAGGACAAGGACACAGCAGAGGACAGCAGCGCTGCTGACAGATGGGACGACGAAGACTGGGGCAGCCTGGAG CAGGAGGCCGAGTCTGTGCTGGCCCAGCAGGACGAGTGGAGCACCGGGGGCCAAGTGAGCCGTGCTAGTCAG GTCAGCAACTCCGACCACAAATCCTCCAAATCCCCAGAGTCCGACTGGAGCAGCTGGGAAGCTGAGGGCTCCTGGGAACAGGGCTGGCAGGAGCCAAGCTCCCAGGAGCCACCTCCTGAGGGTACGCGGCTGGCCAGCGAGTATAACTGGGGTGGCCCAGAGTCCAGCGACAAGGGCGACCCCTTCGCTACCCTGTCTGCACGTCCCAGCACCCAG GACAGGTCAAGGCTGAGCTGGCCCGGAAGAAGCGCGAAGAGCGGCGGCGGGAGATGGAGGCCAAACGCGCCGAGAGGAAGGTGGCCAAGGGCCCCATGA